A stretch of the Thermofilum adornatum genome encodes the following:
- a CDS encoding MSCRAMM family protein, whose translation MSRKYLLGIIALVAILALTLQAYAAPTFPAHRAWNVLQYPNGQPFKNQNVIIVYFNETGNCLLAYAVGTTNSAGNITLTIAQPGGVINTPNTGTSYNMSVFWQVYGKTFLVYSTRTNALNLLNSTIQLTNMMNFTFQALTTIGGQQVPLYFADPEVSGRKDIAYFQVYLYNKNGPQLLAVEGDNNAISKGSVVVPLVEVNIKPTLTPNCYHIESQKNVALYKEVYWLLDQGGGQKLKIMVGKENVTFSLSGTTLTANVKDLADGTTSPQTFDIVNDWGKKPLNDVAHTFLAQVVVTDPCGNPISNWEYPPIGIEFTSPTYGKLRVGKAFPNGTAPEEGYQLSGHYYFWLPNISLFYNEKMGIAAEIGGIQVFAEAFNTTKPQSVTYNKPFTFQPLTVSTSNGIVTLTIKASIVKTQITIKTSGLVAVQPLQGAIVQISPRVFDPNTYTDANGQVALMPFQIVGGGTTTSGTPIITRKGTSPGYLPVPYGLWSTGKLYTYTINVLWALPGTENFVDVTPDQNTIPLNLTKAIVQCSVQSFNLSAKVYAVNFKAVDLCGRPLTSADDPNATFILTYKSTDGTTINFPAGLGPNGTTFMAFVPGGTFTVSLFFKGVRMDPVSGPNPLVVSGNIGNISKATYTFPVGDLILRITPWDVKEPLVNVSVLLEYFKAGARTYYEGPKLTDCEGKVTFTKVPFVVGPNNLVTVTIKTTPYTPYIRHPKDDGLLIGKWNLTGLLKGISPGCTVGPIDVPTWVFSFTLEAVDHNGNILKELPTSNGAAPVIVAINDTYTKNEYNVTQVCQGGPGCLCWPLINVNYKIFNTTKSGPAGPWNNGLSEARFKVTGTQWANSNYPHLFIAGANYSFVVWYGGVMVYNYNFTLPRPSEMLDYSKVITAQVILYNETSGKMTLQKTDSLAYTWLLASGGRIEHPIVRFYAAPAYSGQYSNKLQLVTWVVNLDIYTLTKAGGGLVPGLNVTLIRNDAVNWKTQLKGDLYANITVPTEYTKSASMSYAWSAVTGQDGKASLPIAIWVPKASVRPSGIKFGASITNVYVLAGKKYGTPSVPDTPSYTTITGIGTLYGYNVGPYNMTLDAIYNDVSQSPDWYKQYGGSWVGPFRGPKAWIGANWNMTLWSGAAKVVYTTAMEGVCLQVVGPDFRDNMIPLANQPVTLTVYGSTGATATVASGSTGNDGTFPVYPDKGSTVATPVGSKTVFTGKLVFLGISGLSYEGSTTLNLDAALGLKNYGLDTGKAFDPDTLEQEISFTLDNNMPGGTCVTLEWDAIKVTVFDWSGKPLKNMMVAAILREPRAKAIPSVAGFTAENGSVILYVPPSEENKYQLLVYWRDSYLLRLAGKIPREIVIFDTVTDYDTPRTYKPGSGTTLETFVYVGIVMLKNAQGQALSPDILNKITVEIQWPDQVVTTHKPENDGRVPIILNKNTAKSWPLDASANRSPDTDPRDISQAPLGAYKVTVNLAGVGTLAQQTIKIEKGRFETSTQIFEVRLDIFDVKLTFVSPFGTPLANAKVTITKPDGTTVSDTLDASGSIVVKEVPPGNLQYTVAEWNGLPVQFSGSVARAGEIGVTVTKIGKLTVKVLGARGQGIDGATVAVEKVGTFTTDASGVVSLELPSGSYGVTASKGGRTASATATVTDGKETVTELKLDIFLTLAGWEMSSNEFLGLILLLVLLVLVLFIIAHEYAVYRRRRLAKVIAPAEGTQVK comes from the coding sequence ATGAGTAGAAAATACCTATTAGGAATAATAGCCCTAGTAGCAATACTCGCACTGACACTGCAAGCATACGCTGCACCTACGTTCCCAGCCCACAGGGCATGGAACGTGCTACAGTATCCAAATGGTCAGCCATTCAAGAACCAAAACGTTATCATTGTCTACTTTAACGAGACAGGCAACTGTCTACTCGCATACGCTGTTGGAACAACAAATTCTGCAGGAAACATAACCCTAACAATTGCCCAGCCCGGAGGAGTAATAAATACTCCAAACACTGGCACAAGCTACAACATGTCAGTATTCTGGCAAGTCTACGGCAAAACATTCCTAGTATACTCAACACGCACCAACGCCCTCAACCTACTCAACTCCACCATTCAGCTTACAAACATGATGAACTTCACCTTCCAGGCTCTAACAACGATTGGCGGTCAGCAGGTTCCGCTATACTTTGCTGACCCAGAGGTTTCTGGCAGGAAAGACATTGCCTACTTCCAGGTATACTTATACAACAAGAACGGGCCACAACTCCTGGCAGTAGAAGGAGACAACAATGCTATTTCAAAGGGAAGTGTTGTAGTTCCACTAGTTGAGGTCAACATAAAGCCGACACTTACACCTAACTGTTACCACATTGAAAGCCAAAAGAACGTGGCTCTCTACAAGGAGGTATACTGGCTCCTCGACCAGGGCGGAGGACAAAAACTGAAAATAATGGTAGGCAAAGAGAACGTAACATTCTCACTTTCTGGAACAACCCTCACTGCAAATGTTAAAGACCTGGCAGATGGCACAACATCTCCACAGACCTTCGACATAGTAAACGACTGGGGCAAAAAACCACTGAACGACGTTGCACACACCTTCCTAGCACAAGTAGTTGTCACAGACCCATGCGGCAACCCGATCTCCAACTGGGAATACCCACCAATAGGTATCGAATTCACTTCTCCAACATATGGTAAGCTCAGAGTAGGAAAAGCCTTCCCGAACGGGACAGCTCCAGAAGAAGGATACCAGTTAAGTGGTCACTACTACTTCTGGTTACCAAACATATCCCTATTCTACAATGAAAAAATGGGCATCGCTGCCGAAATAGGAGGTATACAGGTATTTGCAGAAGCCTTCAACACAACAAAACCACAAAGCGTAACATACAATAAACCATTCACCTTCCAGCCGCTCACAGTATCAACTAGCAATGGAATAGTAACATTAACAATAAAGGCAAGCATAGTCAAGACCCAGATCACCATCAAGACCAGTGGACTCGTAGCCGTCCAGCCACTCCAGGGAGCAATTGTCCAGATAAGCCCAAGAGTCTTCGACCCCAACACCTATACTGACGCTAACGGACAAGTAGCACTAATGCCATTCCAGATAGTTGGCGGCGGAACAACAACCTCTGGCACGCCAATAATCACAAGGAAGGGCACATCCCCAGGCTACCTGCCAGTCCCATATGGTTTATGGTCAACAGGCAAACTATACACCTACACTATTAACGTGTTATGGGCACTACCAGGAACAGAAAACTTCGTAGATGTAACTCCAGACCAGAACACAATACCACTAAACCTAACCAAAGCCATTGTACAGTGCTCAGTACAGTCTTTCAACCTATCCGCAAAGGTTTACGCTGTCAACTTTAAAGCAGTCGACCTATGCGGCCGCCCACTCACCAGCGCAGACGACCCCAACGCCACATTCATCCTAACCTACAAGTCCACCGACGGGACAACCATTAACTTCCCAGCAGGACTCGGACCCAACGGAACAACATTCATGGCCTTCGTCCCAGGAGGAACATTTACTGTAAGCCTCTTCTTCAAAGGAGTCAGAATGGATCCCGTAAGTGGACCCAACCCACTAGTCGTTAGCGGGAACATCGGAAACATTAGCAAAGCCACCTACACATTCCCTGTCGGCGACCTCATCTTGAGGATAACCCCATGGGACGTCAAGGAACCCCTCGTTAACGTTTCAGTGCTCCTCGAATACTTTAAAGCCGGCGCTAGAACATACTACGAGGGACCAAAGCTCACAGACTGTGAAGGCAAAGTAACCTTTACAAAGGTGCCCTTCGTAGTTGGACCCAACAACCTCGTAACTGTGACCATAAAGACAACTCCATACACCCCCTACATACGCCACCCGAAGGACGATGGCCTACTAATTGGTAAATGGAACCTTACAGGCCTACTGAAGGGAATCAGTCCAGGATGCACAGTCGGGCCAATCGACGTGCCGACCTGGGTCTTCAGCTTCACACTTGAAGCAGTAGACCACAACGGCAACATACTCAAAGAGCTCCCAACAAGCAACGGCGCAGCACCAGTAATCGTCGCCATAAACGACACCTACACAAAGAACGAGTACAACGTGACACAGGTATGCCAGGGTGGACCCGGCTGCCTCTGCTGGCCACTCATAAACGTAAACTACAAGATATTCAACACCACTAAGTCCGGCCCAGCAGGGCCATGGAACAACGGCCTGTCCGAGGCCAGGTTCAAGGTCACCGGTACACAGTGGGCAAACAGCAACTATCCACACCTATTCATTGCTGGAGCCAACTACAGCTTCGTCGTGTGGTACGGAGGAGTAATGGTCTACAACTACAACTTCACACTACCAAGGCCAAGCGAGATGCTCGACTACAGTAAAGTCATAACTGCACAGGTTATACTCTACAACGAGACAAGCGGCAAGATGACCCTACAGAAGACCGACAGCCTTGCCTATACATGGCTACTCGCTAGTGGCGGAAGAATCGAGCACCCAATCGTCCGCTTCTACGCGGCACCAGCATACAGCGGCCAATACAGCAACAAGCTCCAGCTCGTAACCTGGGTAGTCAACCTCGACATCTACACCTTGACGAAGGCAGGCGGAGGACTAGTCCCAGGACTCAACGTCACACTAATCAGGAACGACGCAGTAAACTGGAAGACACAGCTAAAGGGCGACCTCTACGCCAACATCACAGTGCCAACTGAATACACCAAGTCTGCCAGTATGAGCTACGCGTGGAGCGCAGTTACTGGCCAGGACGGCAAAGCAAGCCTACCAATAGCAATATGGGTGCCCAAGGCAAGCGTCAGGCCTAGCGGCATAAAGTTCGGAGCAAGCATCACAAACGTCTACGTGCTTGCAGGCAAGAAGTACGGTACACCAAGCGTCCCAGACACACCATCATACACGACAATTACTGGCATAGGCACGCTATATGGCTACAACGTCGGGCCATACAACATGACTCTCGACGCAATCTATAACGACGTCAGCCAGAGCCCAGACTGGTACAAGCAGTACGGCGGAAGCTGGGTAGGACCATTCCGCGGACCAAAGGCGTGGATCGGAGCCAACTGGAACATGACACTGTGGAGCGGAGCAGCCAAAGTAGTCTACACCACTGCCATGGAGGGCGTATGCCTCCAGGTAGTCGGGCCAGACTTCAGAGACAACATGATACCACTTGCAAACCAGCCAGTAACCCTCACAGTATATGGCAGTACAGGTGCCACAGCCACCGTGGCCTCTGGCAGCACTGGAAATGACGGCACATTCCCAGTATACCCAGACAAGGGCTCAACCGTAGCCACACCAGTCGGAAGCAAGACAGTCTTCACAGGCAAACTCGTCTTCCTAGGAATCTCAGGCCTCAGTTATGAAGGCTCAACAACACTTAACCTCGACGCCGCGCTCGGCCTAAAGAACTATGGCTTAGACACAGGCAAGGCCTTCGACCCAGATACCCTAGAACAGGAGATATCATTCACACTTGACAACAACATGCCAGGCGGCACATGCGTAACCCTAGAGTGGGATGCAATAAAGGTAACAGTCTTCGACTGGAGCGGCAAGCCACTAAAGAATATGATGGTCGCAGCTATACTCAGGGAGCCAAGAGCAAAGGCAATACCAAGCGTAGCAGGCTTCACAGCTGAAAACGGAAGCGTCATACTCTACGTACCACCAAGCGAGGAGAACAAGTACCAGCTCCTCGTCTACTGGCGTGACAGCTACTTGCTCAGGCTTGCCGGCAAGATTCCGAGAGAAATCGTGATCTTTGACACTGTAACTGACTACGACACGCCAAGAACTTACAAGCCTGGAAGCGGTACAACACTTGAGACCTTCGTTTACGTAGGCATAGTTATGCTCAAGAATGCCCAGGGACAGGCCCTTTCACCAGACATACTTAACAAGATAACTGTAGAGATACAGTGGCCAGACCAGGTAGTAACAACCCACAAGCCAGAAAACGACGGTAGAGTACCAATAATACTCAACAAGAACACCGCCAAGTCATGGCCACTCGACGCAAGCGCAAACAGGAGCCCAGACACAGACCCAAGAGACATAAGCCAGGCACCACTAGGCGCCTACAAGGTAACAGTCAACCTTGCTGGAGTAGGCACACTTGCACAGCAGACGATTAAGATCGAGAAGGGCAGGTTCGAGACAAGCACACAGATATTCGAAGTAAGGCTCGACATCTTCGATGTCAAACTGACCTTCGTGTCTCCATTCGGCACACCTCTCGCCAACGCAAAAGTCACAATAACCAAGCCAGACGGGACCACTGTCTCTGACACTCTCGACGCAAGTGGTAGCATAGTTGTAAAAGAAGTACCACCAGGCAACCTGCAGTACACTGTAGCGGAATGGAACGGTCTACCAGTCCAGTTCAGCGGTAGCGTTGCACGTGCAGGCGAAATCGGAGTAACAGTCACGAAGATAGGCAAACTCACTGTTAAAGTGCTTGGCGCAAGAGGACAAGGCATTGACGGCGCAACCGTTGCAGTCGAAAAGGTCGGCACATTCACTACTGACGCTAGCGGCGTTGTAAGCCTCGAGCTCCCAAGCGGAAGCTACGGCGTAACTGCAAGCAAGGGCGGAAGAACTGCCAGCGCTACTGCAACTGTAACAGACGGCAAAGAAACCGTGACAGAGCTAAAGCTTGACATCTTCCTGACACTCGCAGGCTGGGAGATGAGTAGCAACGAGTTCCTCGGACTCATACTGCTCCTCGTCCTACTCGTCCTCGTCCTCTTCATAATTGCACACGAATACGCTGTCTACAGACGCCGCCGCCTCGCAAAAGTCATTGCTCCAGCTGAAGGAACACAGGTAAAATAA
- the rqcH gene encoding ribosome rescue protein RqcH, with amino-acid sequence MSVFSAVNDKSMSILDLAKIWPLIREFEGTRLQKVSERGNVFYFRFREGGIVFSPRRGLVPAESDSVFPVEFGKTRWSSRIEGKRLESVAQIAGDRVVCLDFEKEKVVLEWVREGNLVLLDGESKIVYALEPKEMRDRTLKPGETYRPPPRLGDIFSEDIEKLYESFRSMPKRGAIVAFSLVTSLPPDLVAEAMYREGISLDAKAGSLLFSHFRSVATKGIEIFLESLKDPSRGYHAGGWVYSFKPTHVTTDFVEVEFQKAFPEELLRRIIADITPREQTVSSVLEKTLEDYLRKVKLLEENISQIEQIIYDYRALVEDKKPWSLIESTLREKYQSIKKVDPSSPLIVVELEGIEIEIDPSKNAYANIELHYDKIKSIRKRLSEAKTKEEQAKPKQVKQKIAASGPWYTQFRYFWTTNGFLVVAGKSAGQNQLLVRRYLEDKDIFLHADIHGAAAVVVKTGGKDVPEKDILEAAQFAACYSSAWRGGLYTIDVYWVPASQVSLKAPSGEYLAKGSFMIYGKKNYVRGVKLELLIGVSEKGELLALPAERNPSDGCFLKITPGPYRKDLATRKIIEFLKRECNFKAREEDVVKLLPDGGFHIERWRPWIPST; translated from the coding sequence ATGTCCGTTTTTAGCGCCGTCAACGACAAGTCTATGAGCATCCTTGATCTTGCTAAGATCTGGCCTCTTATAAGAGAGTTCGAGGGCACCAGGCTTCAAAAGGTGTCGGAGCGCGGCAACGTCTTCTATTTCAGGTTCCGCGAGGGTGGAATTGTTTTTTCACCTAGGCGGGGGCTTGTGCCCGCAGAAAGCGACTCAGTTTTTCCAGTCGAGTTTGGAAAAACCAGGTGGTCTTCTAGGATAGAAGGCAAGAGGCTTGAGAGCGTTGCCCAGATAGCGGGGGACAGGGTTGTATGTCTAGACTTTGAGAAAGAAAAAGTTGTCCTTGAGTGGGTTCGGGAGGGAAACTTGGTCCTACTCGACGGCGAATCAAAAATCGTATATGCATTGGAGCCCAAGGAGATGCGTGACAGGACACTGAAGCCAGGTGAAACGTATAGGCCTCCACCTAGGCTTGGAGATATATTTTCTGAAGACATTGAGAAGCTTTACGAGTCTTTCAGGTCCATGCCTAAACGAGGAGCAATAGTCGCCTTTTCCTTGGTGACCTCGCTACCCCCAGATCTTGTTGCTGAGGCCATGTATAGGGAGGGAATAAGCCTCGACGCGAAGGCCGGCTCTCTATTATTTAGCCATTTTAGATCAGTAGCTACGAAAGGAATCGAAATTTTTTTAGAGTCCCTAAAGGACCCTTCTAGGGGTTACCATGCCGGAGGCTGGGTCTATTCGTTTAAACCGACACATGTAACTACAGATTTTGTTGAGGTTGAATTCCAGAAAGCATTTCCAGAAGAATTACTAAGGCGCATAATCGCTGATATTACGCCAAGGGAGCAAACAGTTTCATCTGTACTTGAAAAAACATTGGAAGACTATTTGCGAAAAGTGAAACTTTTAGAAGAGAACATTTCCCAGATAGAGCAGATAATCTATGATTACAGGGCACTGGTGGAGGACAAAAAGCCTTGGAGCCTTATAGAGTCCACGCTGAGAGAAAAATACCAGTCAATAAAAAAAGTTGACCCATCGAGCCCGCTCATCGTAGTCGAACTCGAAGGTATAGAAATAGAAATAGATCCAAGCAAGAACGCTTATGCAAACATAGAACTACACTATGACAAGATCAAGTCTATCAGGAAAAGGCTAAGCGAAGCAAAGACAAAAGAGGAACAAGCAAAGCCGAAACAAGTCAAGCAGAAAATCGCCGCGTCCGGGCCTTGGTACACGCAGTTCCGCTATTTCTGGACTACAAATGGCTTTCTAGTGGTTGCGGGTAAATCGGCTGGACAGAACCAGCTTCTTGTCCGGAGATACCTGGAAGACAAAGATATTTTTCTACACGCCGATATACATGGGGCAGCTGCCGTCGTAGTAAAGACAGGCGGCAAAGATGTCCCTGAAAAAGACATATTAGAGGCGGCGCAGTTCGCCGCATGCTACTCGTCTGCTTGGAGGGGGGGACTCTACACGATAGACGTTTACTGGGTTCCAGCCAGCCAGGTGTCTCTTAAAGCCCCAAGCGGAGAATACCTGGCAAAGGGAAGCTTCATGATTTATGGGAAAAAGAACTATGTTAGGGGCGTTAAACTCGAATTACTGATAGGTGTTAGCGAGAAAGGTGAACTGTTGGCTTTGCCTGCTGAACGCAACCCGTCAGATGGTTGTTTCTTAAAGATTACGCCCGGTCCCTATAGAAAAGACCTAGCAACAAGGAAGATAATAGAATTCCTAAAACGAGAATGTAACTTTAAGGCCAGAGAGGAAGATGTAGTCAAACTGCTACCGGACGGAGGATTCCACATTGAGAGGTGGAGACCATGGATTCCGAGTACCTAG
- a CDS encoding Mut7-C RNAse domain-containing protein, with the protein MTPIILVDGMLGKLSKWLRILGIKTLYAGTLTDNEIERELEKHSQTVLLTRDRELYRHAISMGYSALFVPEAPIEDQLSFVLKRLDIEPVLDMSRTLCPLCGSKLVRVSREEVVKEVPRGVLDRYEEFYKCMNCGQVYWRGTHFYEIEKTIEKVRLIMYGKVEC; encoded by the coding sequence ATGACACCAATAATACTCGTAGATGGCATGCTTGGAAAATTATCCAAGTGGCTCCGCATCTTGGGCATAAAAACACTCTATGCAGGAACTCTCACAGACAATGAAATAGAGAGAGAACTAGAGAAACACTCCCAGACTGTTTTGTTAACGCGGGACAGAGAACTTTACAGACATGCAATAAGTATGGGCTATTCAGCCCTGTTTGTCCCGGAGGCCCCCATAGAGGACCAACTGTCATTCGTCCTCAAAAGGCTTGACATCGAACCCGTATTAGACATGTCTCGCACCTTGTGTCCCCTATGCGGGTCAAAACTTGTGAGAGTATCGCGAGAGGAAGTGGTAAAGGAGGTTCCTAGGGGTGTCTTAGATAGATACGAAGAGTTCTACAAATGTATGAATTGTGGACAAGTTTATTGGCGTGGAACACATTTTTATGAAATAGAAAAAACAATTGAAAAAGTGAGGCTGATAATGTATGGTAAAGTTGAGTGTTGA
- a CDS encoding TIGR00296 family protein, whose product MVKLSVEEGTFLVKLARKAVKEYLENARIIQPPPDTPEKLFEKAGVFVTIEEIFVDPILRRARRELRGCIGYPEPFFPMVEATIRSAIAAATEDPRFPPMTPKELDRVVFEVSILTKPQELKYTSPEELPEKIKIGRDGLIIEQGIARGLLLPQVAVDEKWGPEEFLSYACLKAGLREDEWRKGRVKVYVFQSQIFVEATPEGEVVERLLEAV is encoded by the coding sequence ATGGTAAAGTTGAGTGTTGAAGAGGGAACCTTTCTGGTTAAACTAGCAAGGAAAGCCGTCAAAGAATATCTAGAAAATGCACGCATAATACAGCCGCCCCCAGATACACCTGAGAAACTCTTCGAAAAAGCAGGCGTATTCGTGACAATAGAAGAAATATTTGTAGACCCTATATTAAGGAGGGCTAGGCGAGAGCTGAGGGGCTGTATAGGGTATCCAGAGCCATTTTTCCCAATGGTTGAAGCCACGATTAGATCCGCCATCGCGGCGGCCACTGAGGATCCACGATTCCCACCGATGACGCCTAAAGAGCTAGACAGAGTAGTATTCGAGGTAAGCATCCTAACAAAGCCACAAGAGCTTAAGTACACGTCACCAGAAGAACTCCCTGAAAAGATAAAGATTGGCAGGGATGGACTAATAATAGAGCAGGGAATAGCTAGAGGCCTACTTTTACCACAGGTGGCTGTGGACGAGAAATGGGGGCCAGAAGAGTTCCTAAGCTATGCATGTCTCAAGGCAGGTCTACGAGAAGATGAGTGGCGAAAAGGACGCGTAAAAGTCTACGTATTCCAGTCCCAGATATTTGTTGAAGCAACGCCAGAAGGCGAAGTCGTAGAGAGGCTTCTTGAAGCTGTCTAA
- a CDS encoding ATP-dependent DNA ligase: protein MSQTGEDLPYSVLADFYEKIESITSRIAMTDYLVALFKKTPPSIIDKVIYLTQGQLRPDYEGVELGVAEKLALRALARATGRHVKDVEDMYKQTGDIGLLAEKLMSTSRTGGLLDFIGTMEPKKELTVSQVYNALLRIAQATGEGAQETKINTLVSLLKDAKPKEARYILRTVLGRLRLGIADMTILDALAIAFTGSKNTRDIVEKAYTKHPDLGYIAKLLASQGIDAVASLKIEVGVPILPMLAERLSDPDEILQKLGGKCLAEYKYDGERVQAHKKGEKVWLFSRRLENITHHYPDVVEYMKQLKADEAIVEGEIVAYNPDTGEMLPFQELMHRRRKYDVDKAMKEYPVRVYLFDIVYLSGRELIDEPLPDRRQNLEKIVPEGQENLLLSSAKIIDNSKDLLHFFEQAISDGCEGIMCKSIGPDSVYQMGARGWLWIKFKRDYRLEMTDTVDLVVVGAFKGRGKRAGTYGALLMAAYDPETDTFKTVCKVGSGFTDEDLANLPKMLEPYILPHRHPRVFSKMEADVWFVPAVVLEIIGAEITLSPLHTCALNKIEEGVGLAIRFPRFTGRYRFDKKPEQATTEAELIEMYKSQRKTIIQQS from the coding sequence ATGAGTCAAACCGGAGAAGATTTACCATATTCGGTTCTAGCAGACTTCTACGAAAAAATCGAGTCTATAACCAGCAGGATTGCCATGACAGATTACCTTGTTGCACTTTTCAAGAAAACACCCCCCAGCATAATTGACAAGGTCATATACCTGACTCAGGGACAGCTCCGTCCAGACTATGAGGGCGTAGAGCTAGGAGTAGCCGAGAAACTGGCTCTAAGAGCTTTGGCAAGAGCCACCGGTAGACATGTGAAAGACGTAGAAGATATGTATAAGCAAACTGGGGACATAGGGCTTCTCGCCGAAAAACTCATGTCTACTTCCCGCACCGGTGGACTACTAGACTTCATTGGAACCATGGAGCCCAAAAAAGAGCTAACAGTTTCACAAGTCTACAACGCGCTCCTAAGAATTGCGCAGGCAACCGGTGAAGGAGCCCAGGAAACAAAAATAAATACGCTTGTATCTTTGCTTAAGGATGCTAAGCCAAAAGAAGCAAGATATATTCTTCGAACAGTCCTGGGAAGACTAAGGCTAGGCATAGCTGACATGACGATACTTGACGCACTGGCAATAGCCTTTACAGGGTCTAAAAATACCAGGGACATAGTCGAGAAGGCATACACTAAGCATCCCGACCTCGGCTACATAGCAAAGTTGCTAGCCTCACAGGGAATAGATGCGGTGGCATCGCTCAAGATAGAAGTAGGTGTCCCAATACTACCAATGCTGGCAGAGAGACTAAGCGACCCAGACGAAATACTGCAAAAGCTTGGCGGCAAATGTCTTGCAGAGTACAAGTATGACGGGGAAAGAGTCCAAGCCCACAAAAAAGGCGAAAAGGTCTGGCTGTTCAGCAGACGCCTAGAAAACATTACACATCACTATCCGGACGTCGTAGAATATATGAAGCAACTTAAAGCGGACGAAGCGATAGTTGAAGGAGAAATAGTAGCCTACAACCCTGACACAGGCGAAATGCTACCTTTCCAGGAACTCATGCACAGGAGACGAAAATACGACGTAGACAAAGCCATGAAAGAGTATCCTGTAAGGGTCTATCTCTTTGATATCGTCTACTTGTCTGGACGAGAACTCATTGATGAACCTCTTCCCGACAGGAGACAGAATCTTGAAAAAATAGTTCCAGAAGGCCAGGAAAACCTCTTGTTAAGTAGCGCTAAAATCATTGACAACTCCAAGGATCTTTTGCACTTCTTTGAACAGGCTATAAGTGATGGATGCGAGGGTATAATGTGTAAATCCATTGGTCCGGACAGCGTCTACCAGATGGGTGCAAGAGGCTGGCTATGGATAAAATTCAAACGGGACTATAGGCTTGAGATGACCGACACTGTAGACCTGGTCGTTGTCGGCGCCTTCAAGGGAAGAGGCAAAAGAGCGGGGACTTATGGTGCGTTGCTCATGGCAGCATACGATCCTGAAACAGACACCTTCAAGACTGTATGCAAGGTTGGTTCAGGCTTTACAGATGAGGATCTAGCAAACCTGCCTAAAATGCTTGAACCATACATCTTGCCGCATAGGCATCCAAGAGTATTTTCCAAAATGGAGGCAGACGTCTGGTTTGTTCCAGCCGTTGTCCTTGAAATAATTGGCGCGGAAATAACTCTAAGCCCATTACATACTTGTGCATTAAACAAAATAGAAGAAGGCGTAGGTCTAGCCATAAGGTTTCCACGCTTCACTGGTAGATACAGGTTTGACAAGAAGCCAGAACAAGCTACAACCGAGGCCGAGCTAATCGAGATGTATAAGTCCCAGAGAAAAACAATAATCCAGCAGTCCTAG